The genomic region TATGTTGTAACTGATGTGATCATATAACaactaatttataataaaattagtttGAATTTAACggttgaaaaatgaaatttggtTATAATAAAGTAAtcggtttttgtttttggataAGCAATAAGGTAATTGGTTTGTTATATACTATTTGAATCGTTAAACCGtttgctttatttttattattctaacTCATAATTATCCATTTAAACAAATTTCATTAAACTCTaaaattttatacattatttAACGACTGAacattaaatcaaaataaataaataataataataatatcgTGAAGAGATGCAAGTAATGCAAAAAAGATCAAGATGGACGTCAGCATATGCTTTTTAGCCAATTCTATACgaaatcatttcataatctgatattatctttaattttctttttttctctcattaaTCTTGTTTGCAAATCAATCCAAATACATGTGTACAATTAAAGATCAATCAATCAGCTCCATCGCTGAAACCACTCATCTCATCAAACAATAAAGGCTACGTTTGCTGTTAATCGTTCTTCTATAAGTTTCGTGTAGTTGAGTttcgattaaataaaattaataaatgatgCTGTCAAATCTGGCAAACTCATCTCATTATTCTATGTTTTCTTCGATACCCCTTGCCTCAAATCATGGGAATTGTAGCGTCTGAATAGGATAAGTCATATGCAATAAATGAAATCGATTCCAGCCTTTTGCTTCATCCCAtcccaattatttatattccTTTATTTGATACACAGTTAGCATATTTCATAGTCAAATATAAACGCttcattaataaataaatttaatattttttaacctttttatttttgtacgtcataataaataaatactatATACTAAATTTCCTACCCAAACTGATATCAAAATCCCAATACAAGATACCCATACTTTATATAATCGGGTCAAATATCCGCAAACACCTATTTAAACGATACCATTACCATGAAGTAGGCTAAAACTTAATCACTCAGATGGCagctcaaaaattttgaacccAAACTAAAATTTCTGCTATCAAACTGTAAAATTTGGTTGTATAAGGGGaaaaaaatatcatctaaTATGATCGTTAGGTCCATGGTTTTTGGCAAACTTGCGGATTAGTGTAGACATACAAACCCAAAAAGTCTCTGGAAATTTGTTGCTGAGGTGCTTGAGCAAGGCCGATATGATGTCCAGAGAAAAGCCATGGGTTTCTGGCTTCAAAGCCATGCGGATGAACATTGCTGTCCACACCTCTGGGGCCAACTTTATGGCTTGATGGAGAGAGCGAAACCCGTTAACAACTCTTGTAATAGTTGCTTGATCCTGCAAAATTTAAAGCAAATACATAAGAAATCTACCCCCAGCAATATGTTCAGCAAATTTGCATATTCATTCATCCAGTGAATTGATGATGTGTACTGGACAACTGATGTGTGATAATCGGCGTAACTACAAATAATTAGCACGAGGAAAAATTTTCTGATCAAgtaaattgttttaagttaATAAAGCTACTTTTACCCTTTTAGCTTGTGGGATAAATCAAGAAGACATCACAAACCTCAGATTCTGAAGTTTTTCTTGCTTTACTTTCAGCATCTAGCCTACAACCCAAAACTTCATCCTGTAGAAAACTATCCGCTGCTCTAATTATATCCCGCAGGAGGAAAACCCGCACCATTAGACCCTGCTCAGATAGAATGAAAAGCAGAAGATCTTCTGTGGCAGCAACAACAGCACGGATATCAAATGACTTCCATTCCAAGGGATGTGAATCATTCTCTTCAAAGTTTGGAGGCTCCTTGGATGATTCAGAAGCCTGTTCTGATATTGCTGCTACCTGATACAAGTTGAACCCCATTAATGAAGGGAATGAGGCAAAATAGTGAACTCAAAACAGAAAATTGTCTTCATATATTAGCAGATGCAATTTCAATGTAAATATGGACTAGTCTGCATAATGTAGAAACAAAGAGAGAAGGCCTACCAAGCGCTCTAGGCGATTCCACCTAATGGATCCATTATTACAGATGAGAAGTTCccttaaaatttttctcatATCAGGATTTGGATCTTCCAAAAGCCTCCCAATCACAAAGGGATATGCACTCTcaataactttaaaatcaGGATCAAGAGCTTTTGCTGTTCCTTCTAGCGAACCAAGAGCTCTTACCACCAGAGCATAATCCGGGGGAAGGGAGAAGTTAAAACCGTACATGACATCATATAACTGGTTCATTATACTCTGAAatccaaaataatataaagaaaTTGCAGGTGTCATGCTTTTGCTTCTGAAAATAGTAAAGACGGAATTTATAATATGCAGACAAGTGACCATTAAAAACAAAGAGTCTCCCAGGAGCTATCATGCCAACTTTTCAGATTTAAAAGGATGCTAACACATCTAGATTTTAGAGAGATTTGACACTCAAATGAGTCTCATGCTGCAAACCATTTGCTGGAAAGTAGAAACAGTAGTTCATGTTTCATCATAAGAcaatacaaaattaaatactttgCCTTAATTATGTAACATAACAAGGTAGTTATGTTTGAGAAGCAGCATACAATCTTTGATACAGATCTCTTTCCATAACTGTCAATTTTCCCTCattaaatcaaacaaaaataacaagaaacaTTTAAACAGACAAACTTGTAGAACTACTAATTTAACAACAGAGATGGCATTTTGAAGTGCTTATTATGCCTATGTTGTACTAATAAGaattaaagagagaaataTAGCAAATCCGAACAGAAGGTAAAGCAAGCAAACACCTGGAAGTCTCGAGATTGTCGAGTTCCATCCCCAAAAGATGCCTGCAATGCATCTGCCACTGATTGTATATCAACTCCTTCAGGAATAAAtcccaaagaaagaaagtcaTTTGCCAAACCCAGAGAGTCACGATTCACGAAGTGCACAAGCTGAAAGAAACAAGAACTTGTCAACACAAACACAACTTCAGGGAAATAACCATCAAAGCCCAGCACCATCATGCAAAAAAGACAAATTAAGaatgcataaaataaaaaacatgcTAAAAGTATCAAAGATGCCAAAGGAGGAATATGACATGAGCATGGAATAGTAACCAGGAGAAGACTATTTAGAGCCTAGGTTAATAGTTAACTGTAATTTTTCCAAGAATAACCATTACTTTATtcatttccattatttttttcctactcctactaaaataaaatacccCTGTTCATCTTCAAAAAGAGAGTTTGGTACTCATAGTTAGAGGAAAAAGACGAAATTTCAGTTTTGAAATGTTATTATCTTCATGCAAACTTATGCACCAATTCCTGTTCAATGATGCATGTAATAATCTCAATGTATCCAGAAAAACCATATTTTGAATACTAACAAATTGCTTAGAAGACCTATCATGACTACATATGACAAAATTTAAAGCAGTGCCCTGGTATAATTATCAATAGAACAGCTCTTACCACTTGAATAAGCCCTACACGATAATGGCGAGGGATATCCCCCATCATCCCAAAGTCAAGATATGCAAGGGAGCCACTACTAATAGCAAAAAGGTTTCCTGGATGTGGGTCAGCGTGGAAAAATCCCACCTCAAGCAATTGTCTCAAAGAGCAGTATACTCCCTAACAACCCGTCAAAGGAGGATAAAATCAGATTATATAGACACAGGTAGACCATATATCAGGTGCAAAAGTAATGGCTACTGTGTGACCACAAGCTGAAATTAAACAAGaaggaaaatttttcattatgaATCTCACCGGAATTACATTACCTGGTCAATCAGTTCCCTTCGGTTTAGGCGTGCCTTCTTCAGGCCAATTTCATCTGTAAGCTTAATGCCATCTACCCATTCCATTGTAAGCACACCTTTCCGTGTCAGGTCCCAAtatatttttggcacttttaTTCCCTTtgcctttttgtttttgatggtATTCCCATCTTTAGCATTTTGATTATAAGTTTGGCCATTACCTGTACTCATAAGGAATATGTATGACTATAAATAACCACCTTAAGGACAAgtgaacaaaaaaatgaaactaaaAGCATCAAATACAACAGCAGGCAGTGGCAACAATTTGATGTAATAGAAGGATAtcatataacatttttttcaCTATAAACTACactcccaagaaaaatatCTATCCTTGAAATTGTTCTTTCCTTT from Theobroma cacao cultivar B97-61/B2 chromosome 9, Criollo_cocoa_genome_V2, whole genome shotgun sequence harbors:
- the LOC18587665 gene encoding uncharacterized protein slr1919 isoform X2 — translated: MRNVFATLNRCRRLALLSTVHHDRPVGTILRHSVSLEAQVDIGIAGSQDTWHSSCLLRRYQFSRGFFSVHGESPSAEYAKLRKESLESEFGHIVGTHSSKSVSVVYRFGPFLALYRAAIISFHVLKLTIWQFFFRDVKKRAAKFREVLIRLGPFYIKLGQALSTRPDILPPVYCQELAKLQDQIPPFPTHTAIKSIETELGVPVSEIFSDISPEPIAAASLGQVYKAHLHSGELVAVKVQRPGMSLLLTLDALLFHMIGGQLKRFAKARKDLLVAVNEVVRHMFDEIDYILEARNAERFASLYGGYPSNGQTYNQNAKDGNTIKNKKAKGIKVPKIYWDLTRKGVLTMEWVDGIKLTDEIGLKKARLNRRELIDQGVYCSLRQLLEVGFFHADPHPGNLFAISSGSLAYLDFGMMGDIPRHYRVGLIQVLVHFVNRDSLGLANDFLSLGFIPEGVDIQSVADALQASFGDGTRQSRDFQSIMNQLYDVMYGFNFSLPPDYALVVRALGSLEGTAKALDPDFKVIESAYPFVIGRLLEDPNPDMRKILRELLICNNGSIRWNRLERLVAAISEQASESSKEPPNFEENDSHPLEWKSFDIRAVVAATEDLLLFILSEQGLMVRVFLLRDIIRAADSFLQDEVLGCRLDAESKARKTSESEDQATITRVVNGFRSLHQAIKLAPEVWTAMFIRMALKPETHGFSLDIISALLKHLSNKFPETFWVCMSTLIRKFAKNHGPNDHIR
- the LOC18587665 gene encoding uncharacterized protein slr1919 isoform X1; amino-acid sequence: MRNVFATLNRCRRLALLSTAVHHDRPVGTILRHSVSLEAQVDIGIAGSQDTWHSSCLLRRYQFSRGFFSVHGESPSAEYAKLRKESLESEFGHIVGTHSSKSVSVVYRFGPFLALYRAAIISFHVLKLTIWQFFFRDVKKRAAKFREVLIRLGPFYIKLGQALSTRPDILPPVYCQELAKLQDQIPPFPTHTAIKSIETELGVPVSEIFSDISPEPIAAASLGQVYKAHLHSGELVAVKVQRPGMSLLLTLDALLFHMIGGQLKRFAKARKDLLVAVNEVVRHMFDEIDYILEARNAERFASLYGGYPSNGQTYNQNAKDGNTIKNKKAKGIKVPKIYWDLTRKGVLTMEWVDGIKLTDEIGLKKARLNRRELIDQGVYCSLRQLLEVGFFHADPHPGNLFAISSGSLAYLDFGMMGDIPRHYRVGLIQVLVHFVNRDSLGLANDFLSLGFIPEGVDIQSVADALQASFGDGTRQSRDFQSIMNQLYDVMYGFNFSLPPDYALVVRALGSLEGTAKALDPDFKVIESAYPFVIGRLLEDPNPDMRKILRELLICNNGSIRWNRLERLVAAISEQASESSKEPPNFEENDSHPLEWKSFDIRAVVAATEDLLLFILSEQGLMVRVFLLRDIIRAADSFLQDEVLGCRLDAESKARKTSESEDQATITRVVNGFRSLHQAIKLAPEVWTAMFIRMALKPETHGFSLDIISALLKHLSNKFPETFWVCMSTLIRKFAKNHGPNDHIR
- the LOC18587665 gene encoding uncharacterized protein sll0005 isoform X3, with the protein product MRNVFATLNRCRRLALLSTAVHHDRPVGTILRHSVSLEAQVDIGIAGSQDTWHSSCLLRRYQFSRGFFSVHGESPSAEYAKLRKESLESEFGHIVGTHSSKSVSVVYRFGPFLALYRAAIISFHVLKLTIWQFFFRDVKKRAAKFREVLIRLGPFYIKLGQALSTRPDILPPVYCQELAKLQDQIPPFPTHTAIKSIETELGVPVSEIFSDISPEPIAAASLGQVYKAHLHSGELVAVKVQRPGMSLLLTLDALLFHMIGGQLKRFAKARKDLLVAVNEVVRHMFDEIDYILEARNAERFASLYGGYPSNGQTYNQNAKDGNTIKNKKAKGIKVPKIYWDLTRKGVLTMEWVDGIKLTDEIGLKKARLNRRELIDQGVYCSLRQLLEVGFFHADPHPGNLFAISSGSLAYLDFGMMGDIPRHYRVGLIQVLVHFVNRDSLGLANDFLSLGFIPEGVDIQSVADALQASFGDGTRQSRDFQVAAISEQASESSKEPPNFEENDSHPLEWKSFDIRAVVAATEDLLLFILSEQGLMVRVFLLRDIIRAADSFLQDEVLGCRLDAESKARKTSESEDQATITRVVNGFRSLHQAIKLAPEVWTAMFIRMALKPETHGFSLDIISALLKHLSNKFPETFWVCMSTLIRKFAKNHGPNDHIR